The Helianthus annuus cultivar XRQ/B chromosome 11, HanXRQr2.0-SUNRISE, whole genome shotgun sequence region TCCAAATTTAAGTTTCGTGTTAGGGCTGCTCACAAAGTTAAAGCCATAAGAACAAAACTGGATGACAGGAGATTTGAGTTAAACTTGACCTCTAGTGACACAAGTCATGTAGATCTGGGAGTTGAAGGTGAGATGCCTAATAGGGAAACTAGCTCGCGTATACTTGATTCTTCAAATATTTTGGGAAGAGATGAAGAGGTGGAGATGGTAACTAGAACGATATGCAACAAAGATATAGGAAAGTATGAGAATGGTGAGATTCGGGTGTATGGTATATGGGGTATGGGAGGCATGGGAAAGACTACTCTAGCTCAGTTAGTCTATAACCATAAGAGGGTTGATCAATATTTCGACTTAAAATGTTGGGTGTATGTGTCTGAAAACTTCCAAGTTAATGAGATTATAAAGAAAATCATCGAGTCCATAGATAAATTTGGGTGTACACTTACACAGCTGGATACGTTGCAAGAAGACCTCCAAGACAAGTTAAAGGGAATAAAATTCTTAATCGTACTAGATGATGTTTGGGCTGAAGAGAACGAAGAGGGAAAATGGAAAACCTTAAGTGGAACATTAAGTTGAGGGGCAGAAGGAAGTATTGTTGTGATGACAACACGGTCAGAGAAAACTTGTCGAATGATGGCTAAGGTTGGCAAGTTACAACATGAACTGGGATGTTTATCAGAAGAGGACTCGTGGTTATTATTCAAGAAGCATGCATTTGCACAAGGAAGAGTGGGGGATGACGTACATAAGCTAGAGCCTATTGGAAGGGAAATAGTTGTGAAATGTAAAGGACTGCCTTTGGCAGTGAAGACTTTGGGCAGCTTAATGTGGTCAAAAAGTAGTAGCAACGACTGGCAACGTGTGAAAGACAATAACAAATGGAACTTACAAGAAAATAATGTCTTGCCTGCTTTAAAGTTAAGTTATGATAACTTGGTTCCACATTTAAAGAgatgtttttcttatttttctttgTTTCCTAAAGGCTATACACTAAAAAAAGATGAACTGATCTTGTTGTGGGTAGCAAACGGTTTCATTCGGCCCAGAGGAGAAACAGACTTGTATGTGATTGGGGAAGAAATTTTTAGTTGTTTGATCTGGAAATCCCTCTTCCAAGTTGAGAAGGGTAGCAAATATCCGGATGGTATTGATAGATGTAAAATGCATGACATGGCACGACATGTAATGAGACATGATTGTTTAGTTATAGAGTCTGCTTGTAACAAGGACGGAATAATTTTATCATCTGAGGATTTAAGAAAGTTAACATCATTAAAGTCAATATTCATGTTCGGGGAGGGGGATGAAGGTTGCATTACTCAACTTTTCAACCACATGTATGTAAGGGTATTAATTACACTTGGCTCGTACGGACATTACCAGAATCAATTTGTAAACTCAAACATCTGAGATACTTGAATTTATCAAATTCAGGTATAGAAGCTTTACCTGAGTCGATTATGTATCTCCAAAGCTTGCAAGTGTTGATTTTATGTTATTGTTGGAGATTGTGTGAGTTGCCTGAATCGATTTGCAAGCTCAGATATCTGAAATACTTGACCTTATTATTCTCAGCTATAGAAGTTTTACCTAATAGCCTAAAAGACATGAATAGCCTTCAACGTTTGGACATCAATGATTGTTATTCACTCTGACACTTGCCGTTTGGAATCGGGAAACTAACTAGTCTTCGAATGCTTCCATGGTTTCGTGTTGGTAAGGAGAGAGGGGCCAAAATAAGGGAATTGGGGGATTTAAATCTTCTTGAGGGGATGTTCGAGATAAAAGGACTTAAGAATATTGGAGGTTTAAGTGAGGCCAAGAGTGCCAATCTCATATGCAAAACAAATCTGTCAATTTTGGTGTTGGACTGGTTGGAATTTGGTGCCATCTGGGAAGAAAGGACACCAGAAATGTTTCCATACATCGAAGAAGAGGTTCTTGAGGGATTAGAGCCATAGTTATAAAATGagctaggcgcactcaaggcgcataggcctcgcctggggcctaggcgcaaagcgcaaaaaaagcgagggccCGAGAAAAAAAAAGCGCAcattaatgaaaaaaaaataacatgtATTACGTATTGAAAAAGATGATAAATATATCTTGTAGGTGTATTAAATAAATATTACTCTCTAGATACATCTATAGAACTAATATAATTagatattaaaattaaaattatgtAGCTAGTTTCaaaaaatatttaaaccttttaaGATAATCTTTGTAAAAGAAATTCTATCTGTACTTGCTAtaatagtttaaaacattttgaaataaaaatgaattttgttaaCTATTTGGTATCACTGGTGTGCACAGTCCCTTTCTGCAAAACACAGTAGCTTTTTCTGCAACAAAACACTGTTAAGGTTAGTTTTTAAGCAAAAATCTGCTCTCCTCTTCAAAACACATATTCCTCTTTTCTGTAAATCACGTTGTCTTTCGTTATTTTTCTACTCATCTTCATCAAATTTCTGCTCTCCGATGATCCATTCACAACCACTGTCCAGACGGAAAATGGCACTGGTTTTGCAAAAGTTCGCCGGAAACTGGTCAGGAATCCGGCCGGAATAGTCACCGGAAAGTCGTTTTTTGGCCGGAAGCTTACCAGAAGCGCGCCTTTAATGGCACAAGGCGGTATGGTTGCGCCTCACCTGAAAATTGCGCCTAGGCGCACCAGGCGAGCGCTTTTGATAACCATGATTAGAGCCAAATCCATCTTTAGAGATACTGAAAATGTATAATAATTACATGGGAAAGACCATTTCTCCAAGTTGGATGGACAATTTAAGGAATTTGGTTGAAATTGTTTTCTCTGGGTGTAATAACTGTGAGCATATTCCACCACTTGGGAGACTCCCTAGTCTTAGTAGGGTTATTGAGTTGTGGCATATGGATTCTTTGAAGTATTTTCATGATGATGATATAAACATGTCAATAGATAACACCAATATGTTTATTTGTTTACAAAGATTAAAGATCATCTGGTGTAGGGAATTAATTTCTTTACCAGATAACTGGAGGATTTAGAATTGAGAAGTTGTTACAAATTAATTTCTTTACCATGTAATCTTCCAAGCATCAGAAAGAAAGTTGAAATCTGAATATTGTAGTGGATTACTTTCTCTACCGGATGAGATTCAGAGTTTCAAGGATCTAAACAAACTTGTGataacaagttgtaaacatctaactaAAAGGTGTGAAAGAAAGAAGGGTGAAGATTGGCCTAAAATTTCTCACATTCCCGATCTAAGTATTCATGGTCTAATGTAAGATTTATCTCCTTTATTCTTTTTGTTTTCTAACATTTTTACTACATAAGTCTCACGTCCTTTAAAAAAACAATAGTGAACTTTTCTTAATTTAGAAAACAAATAATTAAAGTATTTGATTTTGCTTGGACGTTGCTTTTGATTTCAGTATTTTTCTTATTATTTTCTTAAATATCATTACAGTGGAAgaaaatttttataaaagaattcagtattttttttataattttcttaaaTATCATTACAATGGAAGAAAAATTTAAACAATACAATGACGTTTGCTACGTTCCATATTATATTTTTGAAAGATATATAAAAATTACACATACAAAACTTTTTCTATTTGTTTCATTATGCATGTGATTTGCTAGCAAACTAAATTTTGTTTGAATTAATATAGCTAACAAAAGTTCGtgaaatctattttttttttcaatttagcTGGTgggtgtaggatcgtgtttcgacccgaacgagtcgttcagaggagttttgatcagatacaggtgcggaaaacaagtatctgaTTTAGAAatagctagcaaatcacttttaacacctTTCTGTATTGATATCTGACAAATTACattcaaatctcacaccggcagtaCCTCGGTATGGTATACAAGACTATCATCCATGATTTCGCTTATGAGACCCTTTATATAGGgtttgggatttcgctccaaggacatgaccttatgagcgaaaccctatcatgaccatatgagcgaaaccatctattgacacataagcgaaaccccatctatgtccctataagcgaaatcCCATCCTAAGACATATAtgctatcctattttctcgtataacgtgccctaaACTATACAtttcaatgtaagactcgatacaagacgaagtcgacagatgcatgcaccaacagtgGGAAGTATCTagacatgatgatgatgatgatagtgaTGACGAAGAAGAGATTGACGAATCATGATCGGTGACTGCAGTTGGCACTCTATACACAAGGTAATAATAATGTGTGTATTccatgttttattttacttttctttCAACATTATCTTCTTATCATCTATTAGATTATAGTCCACATATTTTTCTCCATGATTTCTAAGTTCTTCAATCATTTCTCCATTTGGATTAGAACATTACACCGTCTCCTGTAAAAACGTTACGATGATTCTtcatatttgtttattattaattTCTAGGTGTTAATGTATGTCATGGAATCCAAATTTTAATGGTTTACGAATTATGTTTGATGTCACTGTTTAAATATCAAAGTGTGGTTCGAGATTTGTAACAAGGGGGAGATTTGCGATGTTTTACTACTTATTATGTTTAGTTTAAGCCTTTTTGCATTATTGTAATTCACTTAGGTGTGTAAACGAAGAGATCATTGAACAGTTGGACCGGACATTTGTAcatgttccatgaacaaagtTTAAATCTTTTGTTCATTCAATTAAACAGAAAGACATGAACACATGTTTCGTTTATTCGTGGACTTTTGTTGTGTTTATCCATTTGCGTTCACAATTTATGTGTTTGTTTACGTTTGTCTTCATTAATTTAAATTTATTTGTTAGTTATTACTTATCATTACAGGATCAAATATGGATGATGTGATTTGTTGATCAATACAATGGATTGAAGACGTGGTATCCGTATGCAATTTCGGACGTTAGTATTTTACTTCATTTTTATCATCTAAAAATATTTAGACATTAATTTGGATATTGttgtttatttttaaaatgttGGATATTGTTGAATTGTGTTATGAAATGTTATTTAGACTTTAATTTGGAGTTGTTTATGAATTTGAGATGTCTCTGTTACTTTCCGGGGATAGATGTGTCCACAAAGAATGATCTGGTCTTAATAAAAGTAGGTCATTAACATGCTCACTAAGGCTATGTGTATTGCGGTGAGGCCTTGCACAGTGCTGACATGGAGCGGGGTCACGCGAAACACCGCTTGCCAACCTCATTCCGCAAATTCGTGGGAAAGATGCGACCCCCATCCCCACAAATATGGTAAAACACACCATGTTAACACGGGGATTGCCCAGATGAGACATATAGTTTAACATGTCGATTTCTTAAACACTAATACATACATGTTTGCTAAGAGGATCACATGACATGTAACATTGAACACAATTAAATGTGACGAGTTCAATAGCACGAATGACATGACATATTTAATACACTTAAATATAAGTTGTTCAATAACAGGAATGGGACGACATGTTTCCTAACTCACTAACCACAGTTAAGAAATAATGAAACACAAGTAACACGATAAAATAACATGATCGCATTACCATATGTTTTAACTATCAACTTCAAACCCTAAAGCATAACGCTAAATATACTACCAGTATTGTATTATCTTAACAATGGTTTGTTTAAGACAATAGGAAGCTAGAAATCAAGCCCAAAAACAACATTATGAACTAACAGTTCGCATCAGCATACGGGAACATGTGGCTCGCACCCGTTAGCTCGTGATAGTTTATCCATGGAAGTTGTTGGGCTATATACCGTTGCGGTGTCACGGGCACAAGAATATACTCATCACCCTGCCATATATGAACATAACCTTCGTTACCCCTCAATTTATGTTGGATCAAATTCCTTTGTACCGAATCCAATGTTCAAGTCACGGTGGAGAGATTCGTATTCTGGAAACGGGTTCTCAATTTCTGTTGGCTCTGCCAGCTGTAAATATCAGCTTGAGTGCGGGAAAGATTATTAGGGCTGTGAGCGATAACGGTTAGACTTGGAAACCATTTTTGCGTGTTCCACAGGTCAATGATGGGGAATGGTGAGCTATATATAGTTGCAGTCAGGGGCACAAGAATATCCTCATCACCCTGCCATATACCCTTCGTTTTCTGGAAACGGGTTTTCAATTTCTGTTGGATCAAATTCCCATGTACCGAATCCAATGTTCAAGTCACGGTGGAGAGATTCGTATTCTCAGTCCTTGTTGTCTTACTTGTTCCTAACATGAAAAGAgagcttggttttaaaaagctagaggcgcacaaaagcgacgaggtctaaaaccGAGGTACGAAGCGTAAAACACAAAAGCGCCGACcttttcgtacccgaggcgcaagctaattatatatatattttatatatctCATACGTTTTTAGCTTTCCCTACCGAGAATATAGCTACAAGTAAGGTTTTTGTATGATTTTAGCTGCATGTACAAGCCAAAAAACCCAAGGTACAACAGTTAGATGCATAAAAACGCCTCGGGTACAAGAGGCGCGCGCCTCAGTCAAAAAAGCCCAGAAAAATCCCAAAAAAGCGCGCCTTTTTGGGGCTTCTTGTAATTACTCTAGGCGCTGAGCGAAAAAACCCCAGGGTGTGAGCCTTGTTACTCTAAATACTAACTCTTTCGTAAGAGGAGCCTGTGAATGAAATAACCGAATTTTTGTGATCAAAACAAAGATCAAGACTTTTCTTTCATTCAGTAAACGTGCACACAGAGCCTAACAATTTAGTCATATCAATGACTTCCAAACTTCTTTGACTCAAACTCGTAAACCGTATGAATTTAAACAGCTGGATAAACTTGCAACTTAACAAACCATTCATCCAATTACCATTAACATACTAAATAAACTAACCCTACCCTTTAACTTTCTTCATTCGAACGAACTGGAATTAACTTTCAAATAAGTCATTCTATTTTAAGAAAGTAAACTATTAACTAAGAACTACAGCACTCTGGATACAGAAACAAATCAACTAATTGGTCATGAATGCAGAATACCTAAAATACGAAATTATAAATAACAAAACCCTAGTTAATGATTTTAGTTAATTAAAGTATTTACTTATACATAATTATCATTACATATCTCATAACACTATTTCATAATTCCAAATCTCCAACACCAACTATTTAACATTTCCTTTATTCACCCCGCGTGCGTAACGTAACATAACACCCATGTTTCTAATTCTAACCTAGTTATAGCATCAAGATACAAACTTTTTGCAGGATCTTA contains the following coding sequences:
- the LOC110888432 gene encoding uncharacterized protein LOC110888432, producing the protein EYESLHRDLNIGFGTWEFDPTEIENPFPENEGGNEGYVHIWQGDEYILVPVTPQRYIAQQLPWINYHELTGASHMFPYADANC